tttaaaaccttgtgtTATTTTATAAGACtggaaaccctaaaagtctaatcaaaaccctagtttcacttgtgactgactgttttctcaaatttctcatatttcaaccgaaaccctaaattcaatttgtggaattgtaaaaccctcacgttttttttaaaaatgcccttttatttggaaattattaatttattatggtcctactacccaatcaccccataataagtgtaaatgaatatagaagtaagggttttcgttgtccgtttccaagttagagcgaattagggttttcacgtttttccgtagtgtgactattcggtacggagtgatgatcaaatttggtaggtaagagtgacttttggatgaggaaatattatatgattagaagtgataataataagttagtgattagaagttaaaactcaagtatatgcgatttaaggaaaaacggctcggACCGACGGGTGTCGCGCGCTATCGATTGAACACTACTTGAtccctactttattaccttaatcttcttattttattacagctaattaaccctcaaaatatcatatacatcagccacaattgttgactttaaataccaagagagagaagggaaaaaaatgaatggaattggtggcgacaagtggcggtatttcattggatggttgactaactaatttcagctcaatcggagcaacgtagcctatgaaaagaccaaaatacccttgctgccctaggatatttccagtgatccgttttcgtcagttcatccaattgaccgtgtttattcactatgatccgtgctaatttagccattttccaaaacatgaaagttttagtacctTGTCTTAGATTTTCAACGCAACCAACAACACCTCAAACGGATCTATGTaacctgagttatggccaaaatggTCGCATCTATTTTAAACTCAGCATTCTGCCGTGTTTCTTGTTTTAGCCTCTGACCATGTTCTGTCCGTTTTGATAACATACGAACTGGGAGGTGACCTCTTCAtcagaaatgtagatcttggtcttagcttcgaaacggtatagagttcatccaaatccgagttccgtagcttcagttatgaccgaaacaagatcggttgtcagaactgccttcgaatttggacagttatgacaggaatgtttggacccattttcctCCAAGCTCCGTagtgattcagcttttggtccaaacatgaaagttatagccttatgaatcagctttctaacgcctctggaatttcttgatttcgatttctgagccgtgagttacggtctttcaaacagggcctgtttgatAAACCGACATGAGATGGCTGGAACTATTTCgtgcatttttgaccaatacctattgagatctgtgtagacaccaaatttttattatttttaatttcatttttatcatttattatttatttattaattgggttagattcatcattttcatttttgtaagatgttaaaagtggctttaattctcttaaatttggtttgaaaattgttaatttatttttaattgatttttgaagaaaaatgaaaatgacaaAAAGTAAGGGAAAATGTGTGGATAGGTGGAAgtgtgcatgttgaacaagtgtacaaaaTAATCATTAGACAAGTGTCTCTCTTGTGTTTTGGACAACAAGGCATCTATGGGGGTTAGGTGTTAGATTTTTGGTGGCCCAAGatttgaaaaaataacaaaaaagggGACGGCTGAAAAAGGGATGGCCGGAGCTGGGAAATTTTTGAAGAGAGCCACAGGGCAAAAATAAAAAGCCAAGcggatgaaaaaggaaaaggagaggAGCTACGGTGGAATTGAAAACAGCGAGGGTACTTAACTGCAGCTCAACCcgccgtttggagcttgaacacttgcatcttcaattgtaagcagcattttagtagtcgtgcaaggatattccaactcaattccttcgatgaccggtttctcttgggtttggacggcacgtaccaaggcttgaagggactccttgaatctcttagctcgtgctcgtgtcactgggccttggggcaccatcacagggtctacttgtacactttgggcctcgtgctcaaTCGCAtcaaggtgttaggtgggagtacaagtggagttctacggaccttatttatgatcgacggagtgtcgacaggaggtcacgcatggcaaacgacttggcttgGGAGCCAACCCGTATCCTACCGTTGTGATGTTACATTCctgtattgatgtgaaatatttggatTTTATATGCTTAGTTGAATGTGAACTTTACCGtattacccctgtttacttactaagcatatagcttaccccattccatttgttttccttagcagggggccgacgcggggatcgctcgggaaggtgtttagtcttttgattagagaatagttgaatttatccttgttataagttgactagtaagatatATATAGTtatcgtggtggttgtagttatcagcttttctagggtttactttccgATACTCatggtatgtatgacttgagGTGCTAGTTTATGCAATATTTGGAGCTATTATAGAGTACATAGAACTTACTTTTGGCGTGAACTTTATTTTCTTACGTTTTGAGAGAGTgggtcctggcgagagctgggcaggcgacccgccgaaacctggggtatgccctagggggaggtagggccgTCACACACAGCATCAAGAAAGAGATCTTAATTGGGATACTGTGGTGCCAGACAGTTGTAGTACACCAAGATCTGTTATCAACCTGCTGGACTAGGGAGTATGCCGAAGACGTGGAAAAGCAACCAGAGGTCGTCAAAGCCCAAACCATTGTATCTGGAACTTGAAAGGTTGGTGGAGCCATGTCCAGGATGCGCGCCACCAAACCTGCCTCTAAGTGTTGATTAAGCATAGCAATATTCCAGGCCCCCTGATCCACAAAATCGGCAACCAAATGGTCGTGAAATATCTCCATCTTCTTACAGAGCGCCTCTGACCCCATCCAATTGTCATGCCAAAAATGCATCCCGACCTGCTTGACAACCCAGCTAATGCTGTTCTCCGCCACCTGCTGCACTGCACACATCCTCCTCCACGTGTGGGAGCTCCATGGACTCACCTCCGCCAGACAAGGGTGTAAAACCGAGCAATACTTCCTTGACATGTAATACTTTCTTGTATTAAAAGACTTAACTTTGTTTATAAATAAGTCCCCCAAGTTTAATTTGCCTTATAGATTAAACTACAAGTTACAAAACTTTTCTTTCAAGTTTCCACTTAAGTTTCTTTTAAGCTAACTAACGAGATTCTTAATGTATGTGACCTACTAGATTCTCATGTACTTTAGTCATAAGTATAAgttataatttttaataaataaatatttttttctttggctAATCTCGTACATAGGGAATGGTTGCCATTCCaaatatttattaataataataaaaaaagaaatttacatGAGGGGGACTAGGCCTTACATCAATGAATactcaagaaacaagaaaacaatCATTAAGCTCTAATCTTCCTAATATAAGGCATTTTAATTCTATAAAGTTTGAGTTCACCACGAATCAAATGAGAAATATCATTTTGACATTCATAAATTCAAAGTGGATGCTAATCATATGAACACCCCACATTTGATAAGATGTCCACCACCTTGTTTGCTTCCCGTAAACAATGTGAAAAACAAGATGCATCAGAAAGGAGGTGCCAAATTTGTGAAATCTCTCTACGAATACTCCATGGGCACTTCGATCGATGCTGCAAAATTGCTATTAACACCTTTGAATCCGATTGGACTAAATCCTGAGAGAAACCACGCTGGAAACAAAGCTTCACTCCTTGTAAAACTGTCAAACCTTCTGCTTCCAAACTTGTCATCTCCCCGAAAAAAGCTGAAAATGCTAACAAAAAACTCCCATCTGAATCCCATAATACCCCTCGTCCACCAGCAAGTCCTAAATTTCCTTTGAAACAACCATCTGTATTAAGCAACAATGACCCAACTGAAGTAGCAATCCACCGAACAAGTTTGAAATGATACAACATAGGTGAATGAGACAACAAATCATATAAGTGATGGAATTTCCTGAAACTGTAGACTCAAAATGGCCTTTATCTCCCGAAAGATGACCTGAAAAATAGTATCAATTCTCATAGAATCACCTTCAAAGA
This sequence is a window from Coffea eugenioides isolate CCC68of chromosome 7, Ceug_1.0, whole genome shotgun sequence. Protein-coding genes within it:
- the LOC113777275 gene encoding uncharacterized protein LOC113777275 is translated as MEDDNKALEAIPTVDEVQQVVFEMDGESSPRPGGFTNGCFKGNLGLAGGRGVLWDSDGSFLLAFSAFFGEMTSLEAEGLTVLQGVKLCFQRGFSQDLVQSDSKVLIAILQHRSKCPWSIRREISQIWHLLSDASCFSHCLREANKVVDILSNVGCSYD